The following coding sequences lie in one Eschrichtius robustus isolate mEscRob2 chromosome 10, mEscRob2.pri, whole genome shotgun sequence genomic window:
- the LOC137770927 gene encoding olfactory receptor 13C7, whose amino-acid sequence MESTNQTASVTEFILLGLSAHPRLEKTFFVLILLMYLVILLGNGVLILVTILDSRLHKPMYFFLRNLSFLDIFYTASSVPLILDSFLTPRKTIPFSACAVQMFLSFAMGATECVPLGVMAFDRYMAICNPLRYPVVMSKAAYVPMATSSWEAGSAASMVQTSLAMRLPFCGDNVINHFTCEILAILKLACADISNDVISMGVTNVIFLGVPVLFIFVSYIFILTTILRIPSAEGKKKAFSTCSAHLTVVVIFYGTILFMYGKPKSKDPRWADKQDLADKLTSLFYGVVTPMFNPIIYSLRNKDVKATVRNLVSRKHFTQWCLEDRCPWSSVPLGCFHP is encoded by the coding sequence ATGGAAAGCACCAACCAGACAGCCTCTGTGACAGAGTTCATTCTCCTGGGCCTCTCTGCCCACCCAAGGCTGGAGAAAACGTTCTTTGTGCTCATCCTGCTCATGTACCTGGTGATCCTGCTGGGCAACGGGGTCCTCATCCTGGTGACCATCCTTGACTCCCGCCTACACAAGCCCATGTACTTCTTCCTGAGGAACCTCTCCTTCCTGGACATCTTCTACACAGCCTCCTCAGTCCCCCTCATCCTTGACAGCTTCCTGACCCCCAGGAAAACCATCCCCTTCTCAGCCTGTGCTGTGCAGATGTTCCTCTCCTTTGCCATGGGGGCCACGGAGTGTGTGCCTCTGGGCGTGATGGCGTTTGATCGCTATATGGCCATCTGCAACCCCCTGAGGTACCCCGTGGTCATGAGCAAGGCTGCCTATGTGCCCATGGCTACCAGCTCCTGGGAAGCTGGAAGTGCTGCCTCCATGGTTCAAACATCCCTTGCAATGAGGCTGCCCTTCTGTGGGGACAATGTCATCAACCACTTCACCTGTGAGATCCTGGCTATCCTGAAGTTGGCCTGTGCTGACATCTCCAACGATGTGATCAGTATGGGGGTGACCAATGTGATCTTCCTAGGGGTCCCAGTTCTGTTCATCTTTGTCTCCTACATCTTCATCCTCACCACCATCCTGAGGATCCCCTCAGCTGAGGGGAAGAAAAAGGCCTTCTCCACCTGCTCTGCCCACCTCACAGTTGTGGTCATCTTCTATGGGACCATCCTCTTCATGTATGGGAAGCCCAAATCCAAGGACCCAAGGTGGGCAGACAAACAGGACCTTGCAGACAAGCTCACTTCCCTCTTCTATGGGGTGGTGACCCCCATGTTCAACCCCATCATCTACAGCCTGAGGAACAAGGATGTGAAGGCCACCGTGAGGAACCTGGTAAGTCGGAAACACTTCACCCAGTGGTGTTTGGAGGACAGATGCCCCTGGAGTTCTGTGCCTCTTGGCTGCTTTCACCCATGA